One Propionispora vibrioides DNA window includes the following coding sequences:
- a CDS encoding sodium:solute symporter family protein, with product MNGYVWIIFGYALFLIAIGFLLKNRVKNTNDFFVGNRKFGAGLLFATLIAPNIGAGSTVGIAGLGYTTGISAAWWIIASAIGTMILAFWVGPAIWRKAVKHNLYTLGDYLDYRYGSGFRGLISLLMAIGSIAIFAGQLMGIAWILSAVAGMSKAAGIISGALVVVLYFGAGGLLSAAYVNIIQVCVKFLGFTIALPFVLQAVGGWGGLQDKVAAHLGNAAQTASYFSFDGIGITSLVGFFLMLTPSFFISPALIGKVYSAKDEKTVIRSTFLCGLVMLVFALVPVILGMAAFVTLPQLTERDLALPTVMKECMPFWTSALALAAIFSAEISAADAVLYMITTAFTKDLYKTFVNPSIADAKLLRINRAVTAVAGLIGVLLAIVLPNIIAALSIFYSLMSVSLTAPLLFGLFSRRPSPTAAFLTAMTGIVITAVLQFGYGGKGLGFLNAQSTALVATMLVMLGMMVLFPAKDSKETSP from the coding sequence ATGAACGGATATGTCTGGATTATTTTTGGTTATGCCTTATTTTTAATTGCTATTGGCTTTTTGCTAAAAAACCGGGTAAAGAACACTAATGACTTTTTTGTCGGCAATCGCAAATTTGGTGCCGGTTTACTATTTGCCACCCTGATTGCCCCCAATATCGGCGCCGGCTCCACCGTCGGCATCGCCGGACTTGGCTATACAACAGGTATCTCGGCGGCCTGGTGGATTATCGCCTCCGCCATCGGCACCATGATTCTGGCCTTCTGGGTTGGCCCGGCGATCTGGCGTAAAGCCGTCAAGCACAACCTATATACATTGGGTGATTATCTGGACTACCGCTACGGTTCCGGTTTTCGCGGTTTAATTTCTCTGTTGATGGCCATCGGCAGCATCGCTATTTTTGCCGGACAGTTGATGGGCATCGCCTGGATTCTGTCGGCGGTAGCCGGCATGTCTAAAGCAGCCGGTATTATCAGTGGTGCCTTGGTGGTTGTACTATATTTCGGCGCCGGCGGTCTGCTGTCGGCCGCCTATGTCAATATCATTCAGGTCTGCGTTAAATTTCTCGGCTTTACTATCGCCCTGCCCTTTGTCCTGCAGGCGGTAGGCGGCTGGGGCGGCCTGCAGGATAAGGTGGCCGCCCATTTGGGCAATGCGGCCCAGACTGCCTCCTATTTCAGTTTTGACGGCATCGGCATCACTTCCCTGGTTGGTTTTTTCCTGATGCTGACGCCTTCCTTTTTTATTTCACCGGCCCTGATCGGGAAAGTCTATAGTGCCAAAGACGAAAAAACAGTCATCCGCAGTACCTTCTTGTGCGGTCTGGTCATGTTGGTCTTTGCCCTGGTTCCGGTCATCCTCGGTATGGCGGCTTTTGTGACGCTGCCGCAGCTTACCGAGCGTGATCTGGCACTGCCTACCGTCATGAAAGAATGCATGCCCTTCTGGACTTCGGCGCTGGCCTTAGCTGCCATCTTCTCGGCGGAGATCAGTGCCGCCGATGCAGTGCTCTATATGATCACCACCGCCTTTACCAAAGACCTCTACAAAACCTTTGTTAACCCTTCCATCGCGGACGCAAAACTGCTGCGCATCAATCGGGCGGTCACCGCCGTAGCCGGCCTGATCGGTGTGCTTTTAGCCATCGTCCTACCTAATATCATCGCGGCCTTGTCCATCTTTTATTCTCTCATGTCGGTCTCGCTGACCGCGCCACTCCTATTTGGCCTGTTTTCCCGGCGGCCAAGCCCGACAGCCGCCTTCCTCACCGCTATGACAGGCATCGTTATTACCGCCGTCCTGCAATTTGGTTACGGCGGTAAGGGCCTTGGTTTTTTAAACGCCCAATCGACCGCTCTTGTCGCCACCATGCTTGTCATGCTGGGCATGATGGTTCTCTTTCCCGCCAAGGATTCCAAAGAAACAAGCCCGTAA
- a CDS encoding PspC domain-containing protein: MVWVIRVGAYLFSGLTIWQFMQSNTTGGGPVHRPLAIDQAHAMILGVCAGVSNYTGVDVSLIRLVWVLAGLYRGAGVVLYILAFFIMPLAS, translated from the coding sequence GTGGTATGGGTAATCCGAGTTGGTGCATACTTATTTAGTGGCTTGACAATATGGCAGTTTATGCAAAGCAATACGACCGGCGGCGGGCCGGTACATCGTCCTTTGGCGATTGATCAGGCGCATGCTATGATCCTCGGGGTGTGTGCCGGAGTCAGCAATTATACCGGAGTGGATGTGTCGCTTATCCGGCTTGTGTGGGTGCTGGCCGGGCTATACCGTGGGGCCGGTGTCGTACTATACATTCTGGCCTTTTTCATTATGCCGCTGGCCAGTTAA
- a CDS encoding manganese catalase family protein translates to MWLYEKKLQHPVRVSRPDVKFAKMVITQYGGPDGELSASLRYLNQRYSMPTDMARAVLTDIGTEELAHMEMIAALVYKLTECASCKDYKEAGWEGQFVQHDGGLFWADANGVPWSAKYIACLGDPITDLTENMAAEQKARATYEHLIACTDDPCVKDTLRFLWQREVVHFQRFGEALNVVQDWMCQSKHIWTGHEIKREDEEQPAGEDKTSDSP, encoded by the coding sequence ATGTGGCTATATGAAAAAAAACTGCAGCACCCGGTAAGAGTAAGCCGGCCGGATGTAAAGTTCGCCAAAATGGTCATTACCCAGTACGGCGGTCCGGATGGTGAATTATCGGCGTCGCTGCGTTACCTTAATCAACGCTACAGCATGCCCACCGATATGGCCCGAGCTGTACTTACGGATATCGGAACCGAGGAACTAGCCCATATGGAAATGATTGCCGCACTGGTCTATAAACTGACTGAGTGCGCGTCTTGCAAGGATTACAAGGAAGCCGGCTGGGAAGGGCAATTCGTGCAACATGACGGCGGGCTGTTCTGGGCCGATGCCAACGGCGTACCCTGGTCGGCAAAATATATCGCCTGTCTGGGCGATCCCATTACCGACCTGACGGAAAATATGGCGGCGGAACAAAAGGCCCGTGCTACCTATGAACATCTGATTGCCTGTACCGATGATCCCTGTGTAAAAGATACGCTGCGTTTTTTGTGGCAGCGGGAAGTCGTTCACTTCCAGCGATTCGGCGAGGCTCTGAATGTTGTACAGGACTGGATGTGCCAAAGCAAGCATATCTGGACCGGCCATGAGATTAAACGGGAGGATGAAGAACAACCGGCGGGGGAAGACAAAACGAGTGACAGCCCCTGA
- a CDS encoding spore coat protein CotJB codes for MDCEKQAARLKRIQEMEFVAVELNLYLDTHPCDEEAINDYNCAVQALRKLVEDYEEEYGPLIHFGMGGYSGEPWQWSQGPWPWQL; via the coding sequence GTGGACTGTGAGAAACAGGCGGCAAGGCTGAAAAGGATTCAGGAGATGGAATTTGTAGCGGTCGAGCTTAATTTATATCTGGATACCCATCCCTGTGATGAGGAGGCCATTAATGACTATAACTGTGCCGTGCAGGCCCTGCGGAAACTGGTGGAGGACTATGAAGAAGAATACGGGCCGTTGATTCATTTTGGCATGGGCGGCTACAGCGGTGAACCATGGCAATGGTCGCAAGGACCCTGGCCATGGCAGCTATAA
- a CDS encoding FtsW/RodA/SpoVE family cell cycle protein, with translation MLKIPRIWTGPAEAVLYITFILFIIGTVNVFSASFVLAGQLLDDSYFFLKRHLISFAIGMVGLIIATRPDYRKLNRLSGLLAVMTLGMLIAVHFTGVDANGARRWLNLGIKFQPSEIAKLASIIVAASYLGPRIDRKRKISLLSLPVIFIGIMGVLILKQPDMGTAVIVVGLCLILYVLAGLPKQQLYLLYGGGAAVLAYFSYAAAYRMDRITAWLDPWEHQQGIGYQTVQSLLAIGSGGLSGTGLGMGASKFYYLPESHTDFAFAVLCQEWGFFGALLVLVLMGLLACYGGQIARRTPDGFGKILAIGVTLLVAGQAVINIGMVSGLLPVVGVPLPFISFGGTSLIVNLVAMGILINIGRRSARSAVPMDELSEPEPSEKPEKRLKLVQRLKDRR, from the coding sequence ATGCTGAAAATTCCCAGAATATGGACAGGACCGGCCGAAGCGGTATTATATATTACTTTTATTTTATTTATCATTGGTACGGTTAATGTATTCAGTGCCAGCTTTGTTTTGGCGGGACAACTGCTGGACGACAGCTATTTTTTTCTTAAACGTCATCTGATCAGCTTTGCGATTGGCATGGTCGGTTTGATTATCGCTACGAGGCCGGATTACCGAAAGCTAAACCGGCTGTCGGGGCTTTTGGCTGTTATGACGCTGGGTATGTTGATTGCCGTTCATTTTACCGGTGTCGATGCCAACGGGGCCCGGCGCTGGCTCAATCTGGGGATTAAATTTCAGCCGTCGGAGATTGCCAAACTGGCTTCCATCATTGTGGCGGCCAGTTATTTGGGCCCACGGATCGATCGAAAAAGAAAAATTTCACTCCTGTCCTTACCAGTCATTTTTATTGGCATCATGGGGGTGTTGATTCTTAAGCAGCCCGATATGGGAACCGCCGTGATCGTAGTTGGCCTTTGCCTGATCCTCTATGTGCTGGCCGGACTGCCCAAGCAACAGCTTTACCTGCTGTATGGCGGCGGTGCGGCGGTGCTGGCTTACTTTTCCTATGCCGCTGCCTACCGGATGGACCGGATTACGGCCTGGCTTGATCCCTGGGAGCATCAGCAGGGGATCGGCTACCAGACGGTGCAGTCGCTGCTGGCCATTGGCTCCGGCGGGCTGTCCGGTACGGGACTGGGGATGGGAGCCAGTAAGTTTTATTACCTGCCCGAATCGCATACCGACTTTGCTTTTGCGGTACTTTGCCAGGAATGGGGATTTTTTGGGGCCTTGCTGGTTTTGGTACTGATGGGGCTACTAGCCTGTTATGGTGGACAGATTGCCCGGCGTACCCCGGACGGCTTTGGAAAAATCCTGGCCATTGGTGTCACCCTGCTGGTAGCCGGCCAGGCAGTAATCAATATCGGTATGGTGTCGGGTTTGCTGCCGGTAGTCGGTGTACCTCTGCCATTTATTAGCTTTGGCGGCACGTCTCTGATTGTTAATCTGGTGGCTATGGGCATTTTAATTAATATCGGCCGACGATCGGCACGGTCGGCTGTGCCGATGGATGAGCTTTCCGAGCCAGAGCCGTCGGAAAAACCGGAAAAAAGATTAAAGCTGGTGCAACGGCTAAAAGATCGCCGCTAG
- a CDS encoding spore coat associated protein CotJA, whose amino-acid sequence MERRPKKTYMSPDTDDCTYDEEYMEGTICPADMGMRLAHSYVPWQFYKQAFNPQEALAKGTLFPELYGVYKIPR is encoded by the coding sequence GTGGAACGGAGACCGAAGAAAACCTATATGTCACCCGATACTGATGATTGTACCTATGACGAAGAATATATGGAAGGAACGATTTGTCCGGCAGACATGGGGATGCGGCTGGCTCATTCGTACGTGCCTTGGCAATTTTACAAACAGGCCTTTAATCCCCAGGAGGCGCTTGCTAAAGGAACATTATTTCCCGAGCTATATGGCGTTTATAAAATACCCCGCTAG